Below is a window of Sporosarcina ureae DNA.
CTCTTTTAAGCTGGCTTTTTTGTTGACTTTATTTAGTCCACCCCCTAAACTATTAATTATTGGTTTAGGGGGTGGACTACTTTGAAAGATCAACTTCAAGAAGCAGTAGAATTATTTGAAGAAGTTATAATTTACGGAACGGAACATGTTGTAAAAAATTTGGATGTGCCGATTTGGAAAGACTACTCTCCAGAGCAAATCCAAGTACTAAAAATTCTTTCTGCCTATGGCTATCTATCTAGTGGACAATTGGCGGAGATTCAAGGTGTACATAAAAGTGCCATTTCGACACGCCTTAAGAAACTCGTCGAGAAAGATCTTGTCCAGTCAGAAAAAGATCCAAACGATCAGCGGATCAATCGAATCTCACTGACCGCAAAAGGTCTTGAAGTACTGTCTGTCTCAAATGCAGCAATATATGATAGTATCGAAAAATTGTTCGAAGATCGTATAGACGAACAAGAACTGGAACAATTCATTGAAACATTCCGTAAATTAAAATCGATTTTAGTAAAGAGGGGGAGATAACGAGTGAAAACTGTATTGAAATTCAAATGGCCTATAGCGATAGGATTAGTTGTGCTGACTGCCGTATTGTTCATACTTGCACCTGATTTAGCGAAGCAAGCAGAGAAGGCAGGATCATTCCAATTGCTCGATTCGGCAGACTCGCAAAAGGCTGCGCAAATGTTAGAAGATGCAGGGCAAGCAGATGAAACGATTTCGTTAGTATATGATTTAGAAAAAGCAGCAGATCAAACAAAGAAAAAAGAAATTTCAGCTGCAGCTAAAGAAATTAAGAAAGTTAGTGAAATCGTAACAGATGTCTTAGATCCATTTGAAAGTGAAGAAATGGAAGGGCAACTTGTTTCAAAGGATAAGAAAACCGTCTTGCTTCCGATTACTGTAGACGGTACGCAAGAAGAAGTTATTCAGTTAGCAGAGAAAATCGAGAAAGATATCGTATCAAAAGATGACAAAGTCTATATGACAGGTGAAGCCATCATTAATAATGATGTGAATGAGAGCGCGCAAGAAGGATTGAAAAAGACGGAAGTGATTACCGTTGTATTGATATTTGCTCTCTTGCTCATTGTATTCCGCTCGATTATC
It encodes the following:
- a CDS encoding MarR family winged helix-turn-helix transcriptional regulator — its product is MKDQLQEAVELFEEVIIYGTEHVVKNLDVPIWKDYSPEQIQVLKILSAYGYLSSGQLAEIQGVHKSAISTRLKKLVEKDLVQSEKDPNDQRINRISLTAKGLEVLSVSNAAIYDSIEKLFEDRIDEQELEQFIETFRKLKSILVKRGR